CGAACTCGAGCGCGGAAAACCCATGCCAAACTTTAACCACGGCTACATTCAAGCTAACCTGATTGTCAGTCTGCGCCAGCAATACGGCAAGCAGTTTTCCGTAGTCTCTGAAGTCTCTATTCCGACACCAACGGCAAGTGTTACGCCCGATGTCTTGGTCTTCAACAAGCGCCCCGTTAATTGGCTTGAAATTAAACCTGAACTTGCTGAACCGCCAATTCTTGCTGTTGAAATTCAAAGCCCTTCGCAAGCAATGGAAACACTCCTTGAAAAAGTCAAAGCTCTGCTTGAAATCGGAGTAAAATCCGTGTGGGTGATTCAACCTGCGCTGCAAACTGTGTCCGTCTTCACTGCATTTGCACCACCCAAAACCTTCGTACAAGGCACAGTCAGCGACCACACCAGTGGTATTGAACTCTCGCTTGCAGAAATTTTCGCAACCGAGTAAAGTTACGCGCCAATTCGCGCAAGCATGTCTTTGACTTTTGCTTCAATTAAATCGCGCACTTTGCGAAACTCTTCGGGCTCCATGTGTTTCGGGTCGGGAATTGCCCAGTCCTCACGAATCTTGGCGCGCACAAAGGGACATTCATCGCCGCAACCCATCGTTGCCACAAAATCATACTCGATATCGGGAATTTCATTGAGCGATTT
This genomic interval from [Chlorobium] sp. 445 contains the following:
- a CDS encoding low molecular weight phosphatase family protein, with amino-acid sequence MEAYSFRLAPSGKVNPKAIEAMKELGYDLTTHTSKSLNEIPDIEYDFVATMGCGDECPFVRAKIREDWAIPDPKHMEPEEFRKVRDLIEAKVKDMLARIGA